From the Kogia breviceps isolate mKogBre1 chromosome 3, mKogBre1 haplotype 1, whole genome shotgun sequence genome, one window contains:
- the FBXL22 gene encoding F-box and leucine-rich protein 22 isoform X1, which translates to MHITQLNRECLLHLFSFLDKDSRKNLARTCSQLQDVFEDPALWPLLHFRSLTELKKDNFLLSPALRSLSICWHSSRVQVCSIEDWLKSALQRSICSRHESLVSDFLLQVPQPGIRHAVGLRPRHRRLPGASPALLPAPARAAPGELRARHQPHADGRGGARAGAADAARGLLPQRERGRPAPSERRVPAPDAARRAQRGHDPRSAPARPAFAWRCPPQTASALGPPGRGWDTGPGPPGGRSGLH; encoded by the exons ATGCACATCACCCAGCTCAACCGCGAGTGCCTGCTACACCTCTTCTCCTTTCTGGACAAGGACAGCAGGAAGAACCTTGCCAGGACCTGCTCCCAGCTCCAGGACGTGTTTGAGGACCCCGCACTCTGGCCCCTGCTGCACTTTCGTTCCCTCACAGAACTCAAGAAGGACAACTTCCTCCTGAGCCCGGCGCTCAGGAGCCTCTCCATCTGCTGGCACTCCAGCCGCGTGCAGGTGTGCAGCATCGAGGACTGGCTCAAGAGCGCCCTCCAGAGGAGCATCTGCAGCCGGCACGAGAGCCTAGTCAGTGATTTCCTCCTCCAG GTGCCCCAACCTGGCATCCGTCACGCTGTCGGGCTGCGGCCACGTCACCGACGACTGCCTGGCGCGTCTCCTGCGCTCCTGCCCGCGCCTGCGCGCGCTGCGCCTGGAGAACTGCGCGCGCGTCACCAACCGCACGCTGACGGCCGTGGCGGTGCACGGGCGGGCGCTGCAGACGCTGCACGTGGACTTCTGCCGCAACGTGAGCGCGGCCGGCCTGCGCCGTCTGAGCGCCGCGTGCCCGCGCCTGACGCTGCGCGCCGAGCACAGCGCGGCCATGATCCCCGATCAGCCCCCGCGCGGCCTGCGTTCGCCTGGCGCTGTCCTCCGCAAACAGCTTCTGCGCTAGGCCCGCCGGGCCGTGGCTGGGACACCGGCCCTGGGCCTCCGGGCGGGAGGAGTGGCCTGCACTGA
- the FBXL22 gene encoding F-box and leucine-rich protein 22 isoform X2, whose amino-acid sequence MHITQLNRECLLHLFSFLDKDSRKNLARTCSQLQDVFEDPALWPLLHFRSLTELKKDNFLLSPALRSLSICWHSSRVQVCSIEDWLKSALQRSICSRHESLVSDFLLQVCDRCPNLASVTLSGCGHVTDDCLARLLRSCPRLRALRLENCARVTNRTLTAVAVHGRALQTLHVDFCRNVSAAGLRRLSAACPRLTLRAEHSAAMIPDQPPRGLRSPGAVLRKQLLR is encoded by the exons ATGCACATCACCCAGCTCAACCGCGAGTGCCTGCTACACCTCTTCTCCTTTCTGGACAAGGACAGCAGGAAGAACCTTGCCAGGACCTGCTCCCAGCTCCAGGACGTGTTTGAGGACCCCGCACTCTGGCCCCTGCTGCACTTTCGTTCCCTCACAGAACTCAAGAAGGACAACTTCCTCCTGAGCCCGGCGCTCAGGAGCCTCTCCATCTGCTGGCACTCCAGCCGCGTGCAGGTGTGCAGCATCGAGGACTGGCTCAAGAGCGCCCTCCAGAGGAGCATCTGCAGCCGGCACGAGAGCCTAGTCAGTGATTTCCTCCTCCAGGTGTGCGACAG GTGCCCCAACCTGGCATCCGTCACGCTGTCGGGCTGCGGCCACGTCACCGACGACTGCCTGGCGCGTCTCCTGCGCTCCTGCCCGCGCCTGCGCGCGCTGCGCCTGGAGAACTGCGCGCGCGTCACCAACCGCACGCTGACGGCCGTGGCGGTGCACGGGCGGGCGCTGCAGACGCTGCACGTGGACTTCTGCCGCAACGTGAGCGCGGCCGGCCTGCGCCGTCTGAGCGCCGCGTGCCCGCGCCTGACGCTGCGCGCCGAGCACAGCGCGGCCATGATCCCCGATCAGCCCCCGCGCGGCCTGCGTTCGCCTGGCGCTGTCCTCCGCAAACAGCTTCTGCGCTAG